The genome window GGCTTAATTTACTGTTTGGATAATGGTCTGACACTAAaacatatttacattttataatCCACAATGATTCATTCAATACCAGCCTGGAAAGTAGATGCATGACTACACTATTTTCATGCCAACTTTTCAGACAGACCAGACCTAACAGATCATTTACAGGTATGCAGGAGAGGTATGCTGCAGGTGACACATTACGTAAGGAAAATAggattataaaaataattaaagaaTTGAGTCTTTTAGCCAAATGTAGAATAATAGACTCAAGTGTAAGCCTAACATTAAATAGTAGAAGTCTTTATGGCTCTCCCAGCTAAAAGGTTCTCAGGCAGTCATAGAGTTTCCCATGCAAACTTTCCAGACCTAACGTAAGTGTTTTATGAGCCCAGACAAGATGTATATCAGTATAAGAATCTCTTGCAGAAAACAACAGCTTAACTTTCCCCGCTCTAAAAACACTCCCGACCACTTTGTGACCACACATCATAGCCTCCCACTTGCTGTGGAGTGGCTGGAACAGCAGCATGCATTGATGAGAGTGGGCCTCCAGACAGTACCTGTCCTCATTCCTGTACACTCCCCAGACCACAGCCACGCTGACACACAGGGCCGCCAGCACTAAGGATCTCACAGAGACCTCTTTACTGTGGCAGGAGAAGCTGAGGGAAAATAAAGACGGCAACAGTAGGTCAGAAAATGTGTGTCAGGCCCAGCAAACCTCAGAATGAATCACTAGACATACGCAACACAGGGACATGTGACTGTACGCCACAGCACTGCAACAGGGCTGTTTTTGGAACACACCCTTTTGAGCGCTCCCTTCAATGTCAGATGAGTCAGGCCAGCTTTCAACGCATTAAATGGAACTAACAATGAACTCCAAGCAATACAACAGGGCAAAAAGAATGTTGTCTGAAATACAACTGCAAGTCCTATTAATCATCAGAACATTTTTGCAGTTgtagaaaaatgtatttcatttaCTGCTTCGAGTCAAAGTGAGAGGCTATCCTCTCTCAAATCATAATTTCACTTTACAGGTGAGGGCATTAACTTTGATTCTTGGGTAATTTTAGGTTTCCACAGAGCCAGGGACCTATGGCTTGCAAGCCAGATATGGCTCTTTTGTTGATTGCATGTCCCACAGAGAAATTTGAGCTGAGATTTTGCATCATGGTAAATAAGCAGCTAAAATAGGCAAATATTAAACTATTTTGTCAATCCTACATAAAACGCCAATGACTACAACtgtgttttcattttcattggacAATGTGGCAGTTGTCATGTCAAGTTCAGACTCTTCAAGTTCAATCTCCTTACTATCCTAACTTACTTGTTGGCTACCATTAGAGCTCCTGAGGGAGATCAGAAAGATCAGAACTACCATCAGGCCAAGCGGACACACAAGTTTGCCTTTATGGATAGAGCTGGGTCTGTTAATGTTGAGCATTGTTGTGATTGAACGCTACGTTCACGTTTCCCTTATGTTTCCCTGGTGTTAGATGATGTTAACTAGCCTGGTAATACCAGACTAACTACTTCATTAGATTATAGGTGGGCTAGACCTGCTAGACtttaactctttttttttttcagatcatTTACAGGTATGCAGGAGAGGTATGCTGCAGGTGACACATTACGTAAGGAAAATAggattataaaaataattaaagaaTTGAGTCTTTTAGCCAAATGTAGAATAATAGACTCAAGTGTAAGCCTAACATTAAATAGTAGAAGTCTTTATGGCTCTCCCAGCTAAAAGGTTCTCAGGCCGTCATAGAGTTTCCCATTCAAACTGAGACTGTAATTAATCTTACCTGCATATTCCACACCCAACCTTATTCAGCAGGGCATCCAGACAGCTATACAAAGCTGTTGCTGAGGCCAGGCAGAAGATGGCGATGATAACATAAACTGAAAGAGGAACCAGGTCAACACTGTGAATGTGCTGAGCAATTGCAATGCTTCAGTAACTGTCCAAAGTTGGCTGAATGGGCACTTACCAAGCCACCTGTAGAAAAAGTACATGAGCACCAGCATAGTGCACATGAGGGCCACGAAGATGACTACTTTCAGAGGAGAGTACAAAGACAGTTCACCACTTGATGTTTCTTCAGTCCTCCCAGGAAAAGCCCCTTCACTCTGTTTGTCCCTGATAAGGAACAAGCGAAATGTTCCATTCAATGTTCTGACTCACCATTTACATTGCACACCATTTTACACGCATAGACTCAATTACGGTAACCAAACATGGATGTTTTGGATGCCACATCTTTAAATGGTCTTTCCAAATGATTTTTACATTAAGTAACATTTtgtaatgtaaatcaggtttctagaccaagtatacttgcatataaaAGGaaattggtctctgcatttatcccatccatgaattagtgaacacagtgaacacacagtgaggtgaagcatgtAATCAATAAGGGTTCTCTCATGAtgaacacacatattcacatatttGGAATTTGCTCCAAAAAGTTTTGAAGCTTTcacagcagtgagctaccttgctatagcggcgctcggggagcagtaaggggttaggtgccttgctcaagggcacttcagccgtggatgtgggcatgggagagcagtgctcaaccacatTCACATACCCCGCCTACAGGtcggggattgaaccggcaacccttcggtttcaAGCCCGaatccctaaccagtaggccacagctgcccccgtGAATGttaatcaggtttataggccaagtatacttgtgtatacaaggaatttggtctctgcatttatcccatccgtgaattagtgaacacacagtgaagtgaagcacacggCACTTCAGcaatggatgtgggcatgggagagcatgctcaaccacttcccccgcccacatttttcctactggtcggggatcaaactggcaacccttcggttccaagcccgaagccctaaccagtaggccacggctgcccccatttTTTGTGGAAACTGCGGTCCGATGCAGGATCCAAGTCATGTTAATTGACAACAAAACGCATAAAATCACTCACTTTTCTGCTGCACCACTCCAGAAGCCTCCCAGCGCAACTGTAGACACTGCGATGATCAGCATCACAACAATGCTTACATCAAACACTGGCACAGGGGGGGCATACAGTCTTGCACTCATATCTTTGCCAAACACCTGAGAGAACACAGACATGTAGACCATTTCCATTTTGACACTGATTTCCAAAACACCTATATTGATATATTTCATGAAGGAACATTCAGTCTTACCTGCTGAGCATCAACAAAGTCTCGATAGCGCATGAGGACCAGTGGAATATGAACCTTGCCATATTCTGATTCATTTGCTGATGGGGGAGTCTAAAAGTGTAAAAACATGTATATTGTATTCCCATCTAATGTAATTGCATGATAATTCAAATATCAAAAGTAATTATGATGTCAATGTGTCTTTTTACACTACTTTGTTCAGTACGTACCATAGTATTGTTACTGGCAATGATGAGAGCAGCAGCTCCCTTTTCTTGGGCTACCAGTGCCTTTTGACTGAAATCACATTGCCCCCTCATTACCACAAGTGCCTTTCCCGTCACATCGATGACTATAGCAGAGGAGTTACAAAGATAACTGGACACCAGATTCACCACCTGGTACGTCACCTACAGGGAGAAAAGACCAAGCTCAGAAATGATATCCCCAACCTTTCTATGGCATGAATGCAATTACACAAACTAACGGAGTCTGCTTGAAACGTAAAAATATTAGTGTGCAACCACATTCGGTGGACTTACCGAATCTctgagagagttggagagattTGTCCAGGCGGCATTGTAAACAAGACAATACTCTTTATCGATGGATTCATTCGAGATGTGCAAAATAGCCTCTTGAGAGTACGTCTAGCATAAAACAGTATGAAAATGacaacactaaaacaagaaTACAATTTCACATTCATACTTTGGTCTTCAGTCATTATCGGTAGAAGGTGATAACTTTGACAAAGACTATCACATAGGTGACGTTAGCGTGAACCAGTAGCAGCTAACCTTTGAGTTTTCTTCGGAAATCCCCGACATTATCCAATGaatagctagctggctaacgttaAGCTAATTTTGGTGTACGAAGCGATCATTTAGCGGTTATTAACTTTGtgaaaaataaatacacatacacacacaagtatggTAAGTTCATAAGCGTCTCACATCAGAGACATTAACAGAGCTATTAACATACAAAGAAACTGCGTGAtttgctagctaacgttagcttaactCATAACGTTATCAAGTTTTTTAACTCACCTGAGTTGACAGGAAAATGACAGATAGTATTATCCATATTTTTGACATGCTGTTGACAGTCGTGATTCGTATAAATACTGTTAGTACGCGGTTTATGTGTCTAGTCAAAAGAAGTTAATAGACCTAGCTAACATTGAAGGGATCTCCTGATTATCAGCATAGTGCTGTCCCGAAGTTGAAAACAAACCAATTTCACTTCCTCTTCCGTTTCATAATCAGCGAGATGACAAGCCAAGTAACATGTCCGTCAAAAAGTTTATCCAGCCAAGAttttggtctatttttttctccacttaATTTGAACAAAATTACCCTTTGTTTAAAGTACTTTATTTAAACATGAAGAGAAAAATACAGGATTTGTACAAAAATACTTTTCTGAATCATATTTAACAGTGTGTTCTACCGTTTGCAAAATTCGATGTAAAATCTGAGACcctgaatttttttttaattgtataAAATTCAAGTGGCTATGATCATAAAACTGTTCTTTAATGACATGACTTTAAAAAAGAacatcatgaaaatgtgcctcAATATGCTTAGTGGCCCAGCCACAATATCAATACCAATATGAAAACCAATTGCTTGATGACTCCAAAAATAAATACGCACCCACACATAAAtctaaaaagtgaaaaaaaaagacagcaagaaaaaacaaataaaaaaaacctcataCATAAATTCAACAAGCATCAAGCTAATGGATCTATTTTACAGTGCAACCAGCATAGCTATGAATGTATTGCAGTGCTTTCAGTATGAAAATATATACAACTTCATCAATACCAGAGGATTTTCTGCTTTACAATATGATCGGAGTACATTTCAGCTTTTAAATTGGCCCCTCGTTGATCAGTAGTTTCTGTCGCCTTATTTCAACCTAGGGAAAACAGATAACACAGGTGATATTTAAGCTTCAAAGCAAAAATAAATGAAGTAATGATTAAACATTATAATTATATTACAATCACTACACTCAGTCAgctgtcagtaggcctaccaacTGTACTGTTGCCAGTACGCTTTTTATGTAGTGGCCTTGCTAGACTAGACTCGAATTCCTGCATTTTTGAATTCCTGAATTTTAAGCATTCTATTTGTCTAATTGGTCGAATGGCTAAGCATTATTAAATTTAATAGCTAGTTTAGGTTCAAACAAACCCCATTTTGAAGAAAGGTGCCAAAAGGAGATTCAAAACACATATACGATTCATACATAGTCAATCATACTTACTTGATTATATTTGGACACCATCCGATACACCATTTCCGTATCCACCTTTGGACCTCATCTGTGCTTGAACAGAGTCAACCTAAGACAGATAAATTATAATGACAAAAATgtaaattcaaataaaatattttatggaTATTTCATTACACAGATTAACAAAAAGTTAATTATATTTGAATTATATTTCATACTGCAAAGCGGAATTCCTTCCACAAGAAAATCATACCAAAACTCTGTTCAGTTAACACGGAACATGACCTTTAACCATCTTTGCTGCTATAACATTTTAATTTTCTCTGGCATGTAATCAATAAGGGTTCTCTCATGAtgaacacacatattcacatatttGGAATTTGCTCCAAAAAGTTTTGAAGCTTTCTGTTTTTATCCCACttggacattttaaacagttACTTAAACGATCCAAATCTGAACAGTGCACATGCTTCCAATGACCCCTTTATGTGATTTTTATATTCCAAATCTGAACAATGCACATGCTTCCAATGACCCCTTTATGtgatttttatattgttttcacatgtactgtaaatctgttttgtttgttggcTTGTGTCGCTGTTTTTTGGTCTGTCTAGTCCTCATGTCTTTCTTCTATGTTATTCTGTCCTTATTAGGCTGTCTTGTCATCAATGTTTCTGTGTAACTTGTGTATCTGTTGCCCCAGGGCTCCCTTGTAAAAGAGATTTGAATATCTCAATGGGACATCACCTTgtaaaataaaggataaataaaaaaaaaatatataattactTAAAATTAAATTGgctaaaataaaacagtgacTAGATTTAGGGCCAACAATTAATTCATTTGGTAGAAGAAAAAATGAGCAGATGAATAGACTATCCTTTTCAAAGTTTGCTTCACTAATACTGTTAGTGGGCATGTAAGATAATGATCATATGACCAATCAGAATATGAATCATTACCAGACACATTGGCATAATTTGCCACAAATCATTCAACTGTTGCAGACTACCGCTCACGCGGACCACACGaaggactgttttttttatttttttttattttagtttgaACCTAGCAATCAAAGTGCAACACTgaaatagcctagaaatctagacgcaccctagcggcggcaaattactttgctcagcctgtacgtctagtatcaaaccatagggatttctattggctgacgccgtggacctcatccaatcacagcgctctattttgttagagagtcttaaggcgggcttaacaggataacgacagtcctgcgacggtgaacaacaaggaaggtggctatggccgagctaagagcggttgtttgaatcggcgttggcgtcaactttggagaagttggacttgtgcttttctttgaaagttgagcaacacaatgcacttaagtcattccttcaagaagaaggatgtatttgccgttttgcgacccggataatggatatggtcgtagcgctggcctattgcatgcctaggcagtttgaaagacaattctctgcctgccccttggattaagcgaggtgaatggttcgatgccagactatacatctcaatcagtgtttcccctacaatgtattcatcagcggcgtAGCGCCGCTgctggaattcaagcgccactgcaaaaagagttgcctaattaaaaaaaaatagacgcaagtgaacttcaggaacagctgccgttcgttcaggtttcatgtcaacaaataatagtaggctaacgttgaaggcgcagtcagggattccacaggagatcacgtttgtttgtgtttatgtttaagtttattagcagacgcaattttgtgcaaaaaaacgtagcctacattatgttaaccaaggaaccaaattaaacacgccagcaAGATtgctcgcccctaccttcagtagcctattcccagataaatccacgcattgttttgtttttgtttgtgatacaggcaatgctttcaagccctgtgttgctaacatacctaggctgtgaaactaaggtctagctagctagcctattggcgggtttaattgaatttgagtaataggatacgcaagcatttacatctgagatagtttgtaattcctgtagagctcatcaaaattatagatatgatacaagacacttatctgctataatccaagtgagttttctttgaatttttgaccatttattttaccaaatgacatgggaaacataattaatttcatccacaacaacgctactaagttagcttaaaaccgtgagaatcaagccagcgtcacgggccgtcacggcattaaagtgacaggcactcaattcgacttgcacagcaccaatacagtgtaatggcatgaaagagaagtctatatagtttatagtGCTGtacaaaagttaagacacccatgctgaaattgactaaagggaggaataaaaacatattttgccttttgtcttaatgccttaattaaaaaaaaataggacatcaattatttttaatgcatcatgtatcgtaaataaatacattatatataaatgtcttaacttatgcacagcactgtatattctaaatagtaatagtttgtacagtggcctacagtgtacagttgtacagtggctaatactaataatgtaaatgaaaaaggtgaaagaaaaacatgaataatcctgttcaagtactgcaataatcatgcttgtgttgatggttatgtcataatttgtaactcaatctgtccatttctgtcacaaaatccaccagaagtcacaatttaaggagtcatttttttataatgtttctctttttggggggggggcttcctacgatcaacagcaccgctgctggaaaaaattctaggggaaacactgtcaatgatataggatggcccgccaggctaacacTGAAAGGCACATCTCAAGCAAATGCCTACTACAATGTcaaatgtaaatgtgtatttTGATTTCAAACATCTTTGCAGGCTTACTTTACCAACTTATGTGAATTTCATCTAAACTAATATCACCACCACTATAATCTATTTAAATCAAACTGATGTAAATATCATGGTGCCAATAATACTGAAATCTCATAGAAGATTCAGAGACACAATATGATTCAGCTAGCTCAGACACAAGGCTTACTCACAGATGGCGCAATGTTCATATCTCCAGATCCCACATGTGTGGTATGAACGAAGTTTGTGGGCTCCCCAATCATTGATCGATCAATTCGTCGTCTTCTCTTCTGGAATCACATTAAACAAATATGTTATTATAGGTTTATTAAACAAGGGAACATCAAGCTAAATAACAATATGGTCTTAAAACCAGCCAGGATTTGTCATGACAGGTTCTATGTTTTCTTATAGGCTAACTATTGGAAGAGGCCAGTCACGTGTAATAAACAGGCATCACCAGGCCAGTAGACTTCAGTTTGAGACCCCCTGTGTTAAAGTTAAGTGACATTCTGACAGCAACATCTTTATTGGAGATCAACCACTGTACTCATAATGAAACTGTGTTTATCTTCAAAGTGGCTGTGTGACTGACTGTAAAGTTATCATAAGTTACTTTAATTGTCGTACCCACTAGGAACCCGTGAGCAGTGAAATTCACCTATGGACCTACACTATATAAACAAACGTATTGGAAAGCCTGCCATAACACCCATAGGAACTGCTTTTGTCGATCTTGAGTATCTATGCAGTGAGCACACATACACTGGGAGAAAGAGTAGTGGGCAGCAGCAGGGCCACACCCAGAGAGCAGCTGGGGATTAGTGGCTTGTTATCATGTGCAGAAAGTAGATTCAATTATTCTATGTGAACTCACAGGTTGAGGTTGTTCAGCAATACAGCAGCTGAAGCAGACCCAGAATTCAGTCATGATGAACCGGAGGAGGTGACGGAGCAGTAACTTCCTCAGTGTCTACAGTCTTCGCCCGTCTTCCTGTTCGAGCTGCACCACTGCTGCCGCAAGCTTATGCCGGAAGCTGATTACAGACAAGGGCCATAGAAAATGTGCCTCCCTCAGTGAGAAACAGTTGATGCCTACAACCAGTTGATGCACAGACCTGGGGGGCAAAGGGGGTAGAAAATGATGAAGGCAACACTACACTTTGATATAAACATTTATATCAAATGTCTCATGAAacaataatgtaaaaaaaaagcaatgggGTTGAATATCTTAAGATACTTCATGGCTATGCATGAATActgaaaaacaatataataGCAGCAAATTACTCTACGCAGTCATGTAAGAAGCAGTGGTGTGGTGGTTTAAGAGACTATTTTGTAACCGCTGTCTGGCTTTTGAAAGAGTCTCGACATGCAAGTTAAGTTACATTGGCTATTCTTtgataaaacaaaaaagataCATTTACTCTGGATTAGGTCTAATTTCCTAATTACATTTTCGTACTTAGACCAGAGTAACTGTTTAAAATTGTACTGAACAATGACGCTCAtattgtggaggtggagggagaagtATCTGTGGTTTTTCTGTCAGTTAGTCTGCACTTGCTGACATGAAAAACAGGAAACATgcaatagtttgtgtgtgagtccatTCCTATTGctaaacacatttaaacactTAGATGAATGTCTATAATAACTTCTTGTGTACTTCTGTAGATGTAATTACGAACACAGGCCAAATACATCAAGTGTattagtaggctacatcaaatgaaagtaccctagcaacaataaTCTTGTAGAAAGTATGAGAAAATCTAAAACAAAGTCAGAGCTGATGGCTTTGTCTATGTTGTAAACGCCAccagcatagaggaggatgcAAACAACCCGAAAGAGTGGCAATA of Alosa alosa isolate M-15738 ecotype Scorff River chromosome 14, AALO_Geno_1.1, whole genome shotgun sequence contains these proteins:
- the LOC125306725 gene encoding signal peptide peptidase-like 2A isoform X3, translated to MSKIWIILSVIFLSTQTYSQEAILHISNESIDKEYCLVYNAAWTNLSNSLRDSVTYQVVNLVSSYLCNSSAIVIDVTGKALVVMRGQCDFSQKALVAQEKGAAALIIASNNTMTPPSANESEYGKVHIPLVLMRYRDFVDAQQVFGKDMSARLYAPPVPVFDVSIVVMLIIAVSTVALGGFWSGAAEKDKQSEGAFPGRTEETSSGELSLYSPLKVVIFVALMCTMLVLMYFFYRWLVYVIIAIFCLASATALYSCLDALLNKVGCGICSFSCHSKEVSVRSLVLAALCVSVAVVWGVYRNEDRWIWILQDLLGIAFCLNFMKTITLSNFKICVILLSLLLLYDVFFVFITPFLTANGESIMVQVALGPESAGEKLPVVMRVPRFSAWAQNLCGMQFSILGYGDIIVPGLLIAYCHRFDVWTGSSRRVYFICCTIAYFLGMIVTFAVMLLSKMGQPALLYLVPFTLITSAVVAWSRKEMQQFWAGTTYQVLDSTREPLSPDGEPGYASGERKC
- the LOC125306725 gene encoding signal peptide peptidase-like 2A isoform X1, with amino-acid sequence MSKIWIILSVIFLSTQTYSQEAILHISNESIDKEYCLVYNAAWTNLSNSLRDSVTYQVVNLVSSYLCNSSAIVIDVTGKALVVMRGQCDFSQKALVAQEKGAAALIIASNNTMTPPSANESEYGKVHIPLVLMRYRDFVDAQQVFGKDMSARLYAPPVPVFDVSIVVMLIIAVSTVALGGFWSGAAEKDKQSEGAFPGRTEETSSGELSLYSPLKVVIFVALMCTMLVLMYFFYRWLVYVIIAIFCLASATALYSCLDALLNKVGCGICSFSCHSKEVSVRSLVLAALCVSVAVVWGVYRNEDRWIWILQDLLGIAFCLNFMKTITLSNFKICVILLSLLLLYDVFFVFITPFLTANGESIMVQVALGPESAGEKTDGNIVEVPADPTPTYEKLPVVMRVPRFSAWAQNLCGMQFSILGYGDIIVPGLLIAYCHRFDVWTGSSRRVYFICCTIAYFLGMIVTFAVMLLSKMGQPALLYLVPFTLITSAVVAWSRKEMQQFWAGTTYQVLDSTREPLSPDGEPGYASGERKC
- the LOC125306725 gene encoding signal peptide peptidase-like 2A isoform X2, which produces MSKIWIILSVIFLSTQTYSQEAILHISNESIDKEYCLVYNAAWTNLSNSLRDSVTYQVVNLVSSYLCNSSAIVIDVTGKALVVMRGQCDFSQKALVAQEKGAAALIIASNNTMTPPSANESEYGKVHIPLVLMRYRDFVDAQQVFGKDMSARLYAPPVPVFDVSIVVMLIIAVSTVALGGFWSGAAEKDKQSEGAFPGRTEETSSGELSLYSPLKVVIFVALMCTMLVLMYFFYRWLVYVIIAIFCLASATALYSCLDALLNKVGCGICSFSCHSKEVSVRSLVLAALCVSVAVVWGVYRNEDRWIWILQDLLGIAFCLNFMKTITLSNFKICVILLSLLLLYDVFFVFITPFLTANGESIMVQVALGPESAGEKTDGNIVEVPADPTPTYEKLPVVMRVPRFSAWAQNLCGMQFSILGYGDIIVPGLLIAYCHRFDVWTGSSRRVYFICCTIAYFLGMIVTFAVMLLSKMGQPALLYLVPFTLITSAVVAWSRKEMQQFWAGTTYQMENLDMPVGKENADCNP